A window of Apium graveolens cultivar Ventura chromosome 8, ASM990537v1, whole genome shotgun sequence contains these coding sequences:
- the LOC141679704 gene encoding uncharacterized protein LOC141679704 translates to MARRTAKCTVVLQDKPQDKHRTNSIRLAYDTKAMLPIEVGSPSHRAINFEEIANEKGLRINMELIDEVRDQAIARMEKYKEKMKEHFSKKCIVKNFRIGDLVLRDTEALDPTNTGKLMSKWEGPYKVEEVLRT, encoded by the coding sequence atggccagaagaactgCCAAGTGTACTGtggtcctacaggacaagcccCAGGACAAACACAGGACAAACTCCATTCGACTAGCTTACGACACAAAAGCCATGCTACCTATCGAAGTGGGTTCTCCTTCTcacagagcaataaactttgaagaaatagctAACGAAAAAGGACTCAGAATAAATATGGAGCTAATTGATGAAGTTCGGGACCAAGCTATAGCAAGGATGGAGAAATATAAGGAGAAAATGAAAGAGCACTTTAGCAAGAAGTGCATAGTAAAAAACTTTCGAATTGGAGACCTAGTTCTTCGGGACACAGAAGCCTTGGATCCTACAAACACTGGAAAGCTAATGTCCAAATGGGAAGGACCGTACAAGGTCGAGGAAGTCCTAAGGACATGA